One Ornithodoros turicata isolate Travis unplaced genomic scaffold, ASM3712646v1 Chromosome53, whole genome shotgun sequence genomic region harbors:
- the LOC135374315 gene encoding cellular tumor antigen p53-like: MEAVKQEDVEPRPTNVQVPNTNCANHSAEDWPGDVGFQVKFKDYASTNNVWTYSEDRRKLYTVMGNAVPVHFVTDQAQPPGTTVCIVAVYRDPGLRLKNIRRCSLHAVGSDGKNNSRDHWMLCDNPATVYSEDEANGQRNFLTVPFEDPDRESNDLFTYRLRFMCRNSCAGSINRRATAVLFILRSPEGRDIARRVVEVKACARPRRDRQRDEMQRKRAPSDNEDGKKIYTIYVYDKERYELLRGVKDSLESFEAEKATKKKKTATQTVREHTKK; this comes from the coding sequence ATGGAGGCTGTCAAGCAAGAAGACGTCGAACCTCGTCCGACGAATGTTCAGGTACCAAACACAAACTGCGCAAACCACAGTGCCGAAGACTGGCCAGGTGACGTTGGATTCCAAGTTAAGTTCAAAGATTATGCATCAACAAACAACGTTTGGACGTACTCGGAAGACAGGCGCAAGCTTTACACCGTGATGGGCAACGCGGTTCCAGTTCATTTCGTCACTGACCAAGCTCAGCCTCCAGGTACGACTGTTTGCATTGTCGCCGTGTATCGAGATCCAGGTCTGAGGCTCAAAAATATTCGCCGGTGTTCCTTACACGCTGTGGGATCGGACGGAAAGAATAATTCTCGTGATCACTGGATGCTTTGCGATAACCCAGCCACCGTGTACTCCGAAGATGAAGCAAACGGGCAGCGTAACTTTCTCACAGTTCCTTTCGAGGATCCGGATCGTGAAAGTAACGATCTGTTCACGTACAGGTTGCGTTTCATGTGTCGCAACAGCTGTGCAGGCAGCATTAACCGACGGGCTACTGCAGTGCTTTTCATTCTACGATCTCCGGAAGGTCGAGACATTGCACGTCGTGTCGTGGAAGTGAAGGCTTGTGCTCGTCCGCGTCGCGATCGGCAGCGCGATGAAATGCAGCGGAAGCGTGCACCGTCCGACAACGAAGATGGCAAAAAGATTTACACAATTTATGTCTATGACAAGGAGAGGTACGAATTGCTGCGTGGAGTTAAGGACTCCTTGGAGAGTTTTGAAGCAGAGAAGgcgacgaagaaaaagaagacggcAACCCAAACCGTTCGCGAACATACCAAGAAGTAG